One Lycium ferocissimum isolate CSIRO_LF1 unplaced genomic scaffold, AGI_CSIRO_Lferr_CH_V1 ctg1907, whole genome shotgun sequence genomic region harbors:
- the LOC132042897 gene encoding uncharacterized protein LOC132042897, which yields MLELEEDSHAEDAIHDAGSICPPLVSHNVTPQHFSGNGQPHNSENNANNRGTSQNRGKKNNRGRSGGNRNNRGGSGNGQSSGGGSRTTAQPQQQQQGLAAPSWYYPPWAAWGPQPWATPPCPYPTAGWQQPRGGQQPRPAPSQQGVLGPRPPQSFYSSASSSHGGYAPTDIDQAMHTMSLNPPDDRIGTWTPSHISYDQLPRIYRRGANS from the exons ATGCTTGAGCTTGAGGAAGATAGCCATGCTGAGGACGCCATTCACGACGCCGGCTCAATCTGCCCCCCTCTTGTTTCCCACAATGTTACTCCTCAGCATTTCTCAGGTAATGGACAGCCCCATAATTCTGAAAATAACGCCAACAATCGTGGAACTTCGCAGAATCGTGGCAAGAAAAACAACCGCGGTCGCAGCGGCGGCAACCGCAACAACCGCGGTGGCAGCGGCAATGGACAAAGCAGCGGCGGGGGCAGCCGCACCACTGCACAGccgcagcagcagcagcaaggCCTCGCTGCCCCGTCGTGGTATTATCCACCATGGGCAGCTTGGGGGCCACAGCCGTGGGCCACCCCACCTTGTCCCTATCCTACGGCGGGATGGCAGCAGCCCCGTGGCGGGCAGCAACCGCGTCCAGCTCCCTCGCAGCAGGGAGTTCTTGGTCCTCGTCCTCCACAGTCGTTCTACTCGTCAGCCTCGTCATCACATGGCGGGTATGCGCCCACAGATATTGATCAAGCTATGCACACAATGTCGTTGAATCCGCCCGATGACAgaattggtacatggacaccgaGCCACATCTCATATGACCAACTCCCAAG GATTTACAGACGGGGAGCAAACTCATGA
- the LOC132042896 gene encoding uncharacterized protein LOC132042896, producing MAPFEALYGRRCRSPIGLFDAFKVRPWGINLLRESPDKVKVIQEKLLATQTYELGLPPGLSGVHPVLHVSMLKRYHGDGSFTIRWDSVLLDENLSYQEEPIAILDREVCKLRSKERASVKVQ from the exons ATGGCCCCGTTTGAGGCACTTTATGGGAGGAGATGTAGGTCTCCTATCGGGTTGTTTGATGCGTTTAAGGTAAGGCCATGGGGTATCAATCTTTTGAGAGAGTCACCAGATAAGGTTAAGGTGATTCAAGAAAAACTCTTGGCAACTCAAA cttatgagttaggtTTGCCCCCAGGtttgtcaggtgttcatccaGTGCTCcatgtctctatgttgaagagATATCATGGTGATGGTTCATTTaccattcgttgggattctgtcTTGTTGGATGAGAATCTTTCTTATCAGGAAGAGCCTATTGCTATTTTAGATAGAGAGGTTTGTAAACTGAGGTCGAAAGAGAGAGCGTCAGTAAAGGTTCAGTGA